Proteins found in one uncultured Campylobacter sp. genomic segment:
- the rplM gene encoding 50S ribosomal protein L13, with protein sequence MTKITKPNEVEREWIVLDAAGKRFGRLLTEVATLLRGKHKPNFTPNVDCGDYVIIINASKAEFTGNNKAEQKLYHRHSGYFGSTKSEKFGELLADKPEKLFKLAVRGMLPKTKLGREMIKKLKVYAGSEHPHTAQIAKKEGK encoded by the coding sequence ATGACGAAAATAACAAAACCAAACGAAGTGGAGCGCGAGTGGATCGTGCTTGACGCGGCAGGCAAGCGTTTTGGTAGATTGCTAACCGAGGTAGCTACGTTGCTTCGCGGTAAGCATAAGCCAAATTTCACTCCGAATGTCGATTGCGGCGATTACGTTATCATAATCAACGCTTCTAAAGCCGAATTTACGGGCAACAATAAAGCCGAGCAAAAGCTTTATCATCGCCATTCAGGATATTTCGGTAGCACTAAAAGCGAGAAATTCGGCGAGCTTCTGGCTGACAAACCTGAAAAACTGTTCAAGCTAGCCGTTCGCGGAATGCTTCCAAAAACAAAACTCGGCAGAGAGATGATAAAAAAACTAAAAGTTTACGCCGGCAGCGAGCATCCGCACACGGCTCAAATAGCTAAAAAAGAAGGAAAATAA